Proteins encoded within one genomic window of Paraglaciecola psychrophila 170:
- a CDS encoding TonB-dependent receptor yields MKTKIFSKTPIAASMSLILGIAGIAPSFAQEAGDEVEVISVKGIRSSMIQSLDIKRSSSGIVDAISAEDIGKFPDSNLAESLQRITGISIERSNGEGSKVSARGFGPDRNLVTLNGRQMPTTTGERSFDFSNLAAEGVSGVEVYKTSKADVPTGGIGATINILTHKPLSNPGQKATFSVEALDDTTTKKGSTTPQLSGLYSNTSDDGKFGVSISGSYSERESGSQQAKIAYYRSFSGIQDTNWSGSNAVWGGVAKDASQTNRPGDNDIYSVPQNTIYKFEEQQRKRTNAQLVLQYKPMDNLTATVDYTYVSKTNDTQSNVISAWYNFGPSENIWTDGPIASPLVYSETFGNPADVAIGGSDFSVKDETKSLGLNLEWQASDNLKLKLDHHESNADSNPNSVLGSGNEIQLAAFVRQASATDFSGDRPVLSIVGGNSIVAADFVVTGSVFTNKKNEADISQTQFSGEYILEEELGSIDFGLSLTSSENRARLKNVQRNNWGGEGAAGNFGDNLFPRGSISAQFDNLSGGNFDGFGGQVEVLDNYFPFNFNAVRDIAASTLSVQPAALGDCGNSFCPSSDYGSEVDQFTKEEMTSVYVQYNYDGEIGDMFYDIHFGLRYEETDVTATSSVPEYIDSPLWNGVSEVTLVGSGNIIYETKQASYNHTLPSINFNLNVTDDVVLRLAYSETIGRPRYDQMIGGTNLQAGARIDGGIGNTGNPALLPLESQNIDISAEWYYGEGSYVSLGYFTKDVENDILTLPVDTQLSIVNPAIGPYGDEARTAVGNDTTLQRQYIYDTYGATDPLVTLEAGNIVIAGNTATDPLMNFKVNTPLNVAGTTGYDGLEFAVQHLFGESGFGGIVNYTKTNTDNEHDDFVLTPQLAELGISDSANVVGFYEMDGFSARIAYNWRDKFIVALVQDGGAGPGPRYIEEYGQIDLTVSYDLPQVEGLNVYFNAINLTAENLRTSGRSETQVLDSIQQGARYVLGARYTF; encoded by the coding sequence ATGAAAACCAAAATATTTAGTAAGACTCCTATAGCGGCAAGTATGTCGCTTATATTAGGCATCGCCGGTATAGCGCCAAGCTTTGCACAAGAAGCAGGAGATGAAGTAGAAGTGATCAGCGTTAAGGGAATACGCAGCAGTATGATCCAGTCTCTGGATATTAAGCGCTCTTCAAGCGGAATTGTTGATGCGATTAGTGCCGAAGATATAGGTAAGTTTCCAGATAGTAACTTAGCAGAATCTCTGCAACGGATCACCGGTATTTCCATTGAACGCTCTAACGGTGAAGGTTCCAAGGTCAGTGCTCGTGGTTTTGGCCCAGATCGTAACCTAGTGACTTTAAATGGTCGCCAAATGCCAACCACTACAGGTGAGCGTTCATTTGATTTTTCTAATCTTGCTGCTGAAGGTGTCAGCGGCGTAGAAGTTTACAAAACATCAAAAGCAGATGTGCCTACAGGTGGTATTGGTGCCACTATTAATATTTTAACTCACAAACCACTCAGTAACCCTGGTCAGAAAGCAACTTTTAGTGTGGAAGCATTAGATGACACCACTACGAAGAAAGGCAGCACAACCCCACAATTGTCTGGACTCTACTCAAATACATCTGACGACGGTAAGTTTGGTGTGTCAATATCAGGCAGTTATTCAGAACGCGAAAGTGGAAGTCAACAAGCCAAAATAGCATATTATCGCTCTTTTTCAGGTATCCAAGATACTAATTGGAGTGGTTCTAATGCAGTGTGGGGCGGTGTAGCCAAAGACGCTTCACAAACAAATCGTCCAGGTGACAATGACATATATTCAGTACCGCAAAACACCATTTATAAGTTTGAAGAACAGCAACGAAAAAGAACTAATGCTCAGTTAGTTCTTCAATATAAACCTATGGATAATCTTACCGCAACAGTCGATTACACCTATGTGTCAAAAACGAACGACACACAAAGCAACGTTATTTCTGCTTGGTACAATTTTGGACCTAGTGAAAACATTTGGACAGATGGTCCTATCGCTTCACCACTGGTATATTCTGAAACCTTTGGTAATCCAGCAGATGTCGCCATAGGTGGTAGTGACTTCAGTGTTAAAGATGAAACTAAGTCTCTAGGCTTAAACCTAGAATGGCAAGCCAGTGACAACTTAAAATTAAAACTTGACCATCATGAATCTAATGCTGACAGTAACCCAAATAGTGTCTTAGGTTCGGGTAATGAAATCCAGCTAGCTGCTTTCGTTCGTCAAGCTTCTGCCACAGATTTTAGTGGTGACAGACCTGTTTTATCGATTGTAGGTGGTAATTCTATTGTTGCAGCAGACTTTGTGGTTACCGGAAGTGTGTTTACCAACAAAAAGAACGAAGCTGACATATCTCAAACCCAGTTTAGTGGTGAATACATCCTAGAAGAAGAACTAGGTAGTATCGATTTTGGTTTATCTTTAACCAGCTCAGAAAACCGCGCAAGACTTAAAAATGTGCAACGTAATAACTGGGGTGGAGAAGGTGCCGCTGGTAACTTTGGTGATAATTTGTTTCCGCGCGGAAGCATTTCAGCTCAATTTGACAACCTAAGTGGTGGTAATTTTGATGGGTTTGGTGGCCAAGTAGAGGTCTTAGATAATTACTTCCCATTTAACTTTAATGCTGTACGAGATATTGCTGCGAGTACTTTGAGTGTGCAACCCGCAGCTTTAGGCGATTGCGGCAATTCTTTCTGCCCATCAAGTGACTACGGCTCAGAAGTAGACCAATTTACCAAAGAAGAAATGACATCTGTTTATGTACAATATAATTATGATGGTGAAATAGGTGATATGTTTTATGACATTCACTTTGGCTTACGTTATGAAGAAACCGATGTAACTGCCACTTCCTCGGTGCCTGAGTATATTGATTCTCCTCTTTGGAATGGTGTCAGTGAAGTTACCTTAGTGGGATCTGGGAACATCATATATGAAACCAAACAAGCCAGCTATAACCATACTTTACCAAGCATTAACTTTAATTTAAATGTGACTGATGACGTGGTTCTTCGCCTAGCTTATAGTGAAACAATTGGTCGTCCCAGATACGATCAAATGATTGGTGGTACTAACTTGCAAGCAGGTGCAAGAATTGATGGCGGAATTGGCAATACTGGCAACCCAGCTTTGTTGCCACTTGAGTCTCAGAACATCGACATTTCAGCAGAGTGGTATTATGGCGAGGGCAGCTATGTCTCTTTGGGTTATTTCACCAAAGATGTTGAAAACGATATTTTAACACTACCAGTCGACACTCAACTTAGCATAGTTAATCCGGCTATTGGGCCTTATGGAGATGAAGCTAGGACTGCTGTTGGTAACGATACAACGTTACAGCGTCAGTACATATATGACACTTATGGTGCAACTGACCCGCTTGTTACTTTAGAAGCTGGCAATATCGTTATTGCAGGTAACACAGCAACTGACCCATTAATGAACTTTAAGGTTAATACTCCACTTAATGTTGCGGGCACTACTGGTTATGATGGTTTAGAATTTGCAGTGCAACACTTATTTGGTGAAAGTGGTTTTGGCGGCATAGTTAACTATACCAAAACGAATACTGATAACGAACATGATGACTTTGTGTTAACACCTCAACTAGCTGAATTAGGTATCAGTGATTCGGCTAACGTGGTTGGCTTCTATGAAATGGACGGTTTCTCTGCACGTATAGCTTACAACTGGAGAGATAAGTTCATAGTAGCCCTTGTGCAGGATGGTGGTGCAGGTCCAGGTCCTCGTTACATTGAAGAATATGGCCAAATAGATCTAACTGTAAGTTACGATTTACCTCAAGTTGAAGGATTAAATGTATACTTTAATGCTATTAACCTGACTGCAGAAAATCTACGTACTAGTGGCCGAAGCGAAACACAGGTACTTGATTCTATTCAACAGGGTGCACGCTATGTATTAGGCGCACGTTACACTTTTTAG
- a CDS encoding SapC family protein — protein sequence MANNVLLNSIEHQELKVITERSKQYGDNLWYSLTFPTEFRSVQAYYPIFFNKDASTGQFISVALFGFQDQENLFLTGNKWDAEYIPLSVARQPFLIGVQKINEDGEDKEQRVLHIDIDHPRVNKEQGEALFLEFGGNTPYLDSCADMLETMHHGILDSQIFIGLLIEHELLEPFSLDVELNDNSKHQMVGFYIINEEKLTELNSEILTTLHVSGYLQAIYMAIASQSNIRGLLNRKNKLLGL from the coding sequence ATGGCAAATAATGTACTACTCAATAGTATCGAACATCAAGAATTAAAAGTAATTACCGAACGTTCAAAACAATACGGTGATAACCTTTGGTATAGCCTTACTTTTCCAACCGAGTTTAGAAGTGTTCAAGCTTATTACCCAATATTTTTTAACAAAGATGCCAGTACAGGGCAATTCATTTCTGTGGCATTATTTGGTTTTCAAGATCAGGAAAACTTGTTTTTAACAGGGAACAAATGGGACGCAGAATATATTCCATTAAGTGTAGCCAGACAACCCTTTTTAATCGGTGTTCAAAAAATCAATGAGGATGGGGAAGATAAGGAACAAAGGGTATTACACATTGATATAGACCATCCAAGAGTCAACAAGGAACAAGGCGAAGCATTATTTTTAGAATTTGGTGGTAACACACCTTATTTAGATAGTTGCGCCGATATGCTTGAAACCATGCATCATGGGATCTTGGATAGTCAGATTTTTATAGGCCTGTTAATAGAACATGAATTATTAGAGCCGTTCTCTTTAGACGTTGAGTTAAACGATAATTCCAAACACCAAATGGTAGGGTTTTATATAATTAATGAAGAAAAATTAACTGAACTCAATAGCGAAATATTAACGACATTACATGTAAGCGGCTATCTGCAAGCCATTTATATGGCTATTGCGTCACAATCTAATATACGGGGTTTATTAAATAGAAAAAATAAGCTTTTAGGTTTGTAG
- a CDS encoding cupin-like domain-containing protein codes for MLNINKKVKEINYCQPGDIPEFVLSSSQPLVLKGFADKWPAVITGKESSSKAADYLRNFYADIPVNAYYGEPETKGRVFYNDKMTGFNFVSSKANLNQVLDKLLAHIDDPNSPTMYVGSTEINKWFPGYNETNNASIDHLNPLITIWLGNRSKIAAHYDVPNNLACCVVGRRKFTLFPPEQISNLYVGPMEFSPGGQDISLVDFDEPDLVKHPKFEQALASAQVAELEAGDALFLPSMWWHHVESLDALGVLVTHWWRDSPAFMGRPNNALMLAMLSLRDLPLAQRQAWKAHFDYYVFSHDEENLEHIPDTVKGVLSKPHDKLAAKRLRADLLNKLKQ; via the coding sequence TTGCTAAATATAAATAAAAAAGTCAAAGAAATTAATTATTGCCAGCCAGGTGATATTCCTGAATTTGTCCTAAGCTCTTCGCAACCATTAGTTCTTAAAGGTTTTGCAGACAAATGGCCTGCAGTAATTACAGGCAAAGAATCCTCTAGCAAGGCTGCTGATTATCTACGGAATTTCTATGCAGATATCCCTGTTAATGCTTACTACGGCGAGCCTGAAACAAAAGGCCGGGTTTTTTACAACGACAAGATGACTGGGTTCAATTTTGTAAGTTCAAAAGCTAATCTAAATCAGGTATTAGACAAGTTACTTGCACACATCGACGATCCCAACTCTCCGACTATGTATGTAGGTTCTACCGAAATTAATAAGTGGTTTCCAGGATATAATGAAACCAATAATGCGTCCATCGATCACCTGAATCCATTAATTACGATATGGTTAGGCAACCGCAGTAAAATAGCGGCTCATTATGATGTTCCAAATAATTTGGCTTGTTGTGTGGTGGGACGTCGAAAATTCACATTATTTCCCCCAGAACAAATTTCTAACTTATATGTTGGTCCAATGGAGTTTTCACCTGGTGGACAAGACATAAGTTTAGTTGACTTTGATGAGCCTGACTTGGTTAAGCATCCAAAATTTGAACAGGCATTAGCATCCGCACAAGTGGCTGAATTAGAAGCCGGTGATGCTCTTTTCCTTCCTAGTATGTGGTGGCATCATGTTGAAAGTTTAGATGCACTGGGAGTATTGGTTACTCACTGGTGGCGAGATAGTCCCGCATTTATGGGCCGCCCTAACAATGCATTAATGTTAGCTATGCTTAGTTTACGAGATTTACCATTGGCACAGAGACAAGCATGGAAAGCGCATTTTGATTATTATGTTTTCAGTCACGATGAGGAAAATCTAGAGCATATTCCTGACACCGTGAAGGGTGTGTTGTCAAAACCACACGATAAATTAGCAGCAAAAAGATTAAGAGCTGACCTTTTAAATAAATTAAAACAATGA
- a CDS encoding tryptophan halogenase family protein, translating into MAAAAFAKLIGKNLEIVLVESDDIPTVGVGEATIPTLHIFHQLLGISEQEFMAATNATFKLGISFENWRDVKKDYLHSFGFLGQGCWAAGFQHFWLKGRERGIASDIGDYVPEHLGAREGKFAVLAGQDLNHAYHLDAGLYAKFLRKIAEKNHAKRVEGKIDKVNLNDKSGFIDSLTLASGQVVEGDLFIDCTGFKGLLIEEALHTGYDDWSHVLPCDSAIAVQTKTVGRPVPYTRAIAHDAGWQWRIPLQNRTGNGFVFCSKYMSDDEAKKTLLANIEGERLNEPRVIKFKTGQRRKHWVKNCVAMGLSSGFIEPLESTGIHLFQRAIVRLLLMFPSQGIKQSDIDEYNVQTKEEAEHIRDFIILHYNLTERKDTPFWRHCSSMEVPESLKHRMTLFKDSGQVFKKADELFGETSWIQVMMGQGLMPEQYHPIVDMMGDDELRDFLNNIKSGVKRKVQNWPDSNDFIKHYCPSSVNT; encoded by the coding sequence ATGGCTGCAGCAGCATTTGCAAAATTAATAGGTAAAAATCTAGAGATTGTACTGGTTGAATCTGATGATATCCCGACGGTTGGTGTTGGAGAAGCCACCATTCCCACATTGCATATTTTTCATCAGTTATTGGGGATCAGTGAGCAAGAGTTTATGGCTGCTACTAATGCTACCTTTAAATTAGGTATTTCCTTTGAAAACTGGCGCGATGTTAAAAAAGACTATTTACACTCTTTTGGCTTTTTAGGACAAGGTTGTTGGGCTGCTGGTTTTCAGCACTTCTGGCTAAAAGGACGTGAACGCGGTATCGCCTCTGATATCGGTGATTATGTTCCAGAGCATTTGGGTGCTAGGGAAGGAAAATTTGCGGTGCTAGCTGGACAGGACCTAAATCATGCTTATCATCTTGACGCTGGTCTTTATGCCAAATTTTTGAGAAAGATAGCTGAAAAAAACCATGCCAAACGTGTCGAAGGAAAAATTGATAAAGTCAATTTGAATGATAAATCAGGCTTCATTGATTCACTTACTCTTGCATCTGGTCAAGTAGTCGAAGGCGATTTATTTATTGACTGTACCGGCTTTAAAGGATTATTGATCGAAGAAGCATTACACACTGGTTATGATGACTGGAGCCATGTTCTTCCTTGCGACAGCGCCATTGCAGTACAAACTAAAACCGTAGGTAGACCCGTACCTTATACCCGGGCAATTGCACACGATGCTGGCTGGCAATGGCGAATTCCATTACAAAATCGAACCGGTAATGGTTTTGTTTTTTGCAGCAAATATATGTCTGACGATGAGGCTAAAAAAACATTGTTAGCCAATATTGAAGGTGAGCGTTTAAACGAACCACGCGTCATAAAATTTAAAACTGGCCAGCGAAGAAAACACTGGGTTAAGAACTGCGTAGCAATGGGGCTGTCATCTGGGTTTATTGAACCATTAGAGTCCACTGGCATACATCTGTTTCAAAGGGCAATTGTGCGCTTATTGCTAATGTTTCCGTCACAAGGTATTAAGCAGTCAGATATAGATGAATACAATGTTCAAACAAAAGAAGAAGCAGAGCACATAAGAGATTTTATTATTCTTCACTATAATTTGACCGAGCGAAAAGACACCCCTTTTTGGCGTCACTGTAGCAGTATGGAGGTGCCAGAAAGCCTGAAACATCGTATGACTTTATTCAAAGACAGTGGACAAGTATTTAAGAAAGCAGACGAATTGTTTGGTGAAACCTCATGGATACAAGTAATGATGGGGCAAGGGCTAATGCCAGAACAATATCATCCTATTGTCGATATGATGGGCGATGATGAACTGCGTGATTTCTTAAATAATATTAAATCTGGGGTGAAGCGAAAAGTTCAAAATTGGCCGGATAGTAATGATTTTATCAAGCACTATTGTCCATCTAGTGTGAACACATAG
- a CDS encoding DUF6445 family protein has translation MQEKQPSFLINPHIKAEIIQVGVENTPLIIIDDLAIDNTDVINFACTASKFSDDQVTFYPGIRATLPQPYVITVLQAVYRGICQVYKIPIELNLEPLNQSYSLLTKQESELHFLQCMPHFDTSKPYHFAVLHYLNPGSHGNTGFFRHIPTGYERISENRCENYVDSVKKYVTKNGEPSKNYVTSSDKHYELYYEVEYKPNRLVIYPGNLLHSTIVKTKTDIDSSPYTGRLTANMFIDFR, from the coding sequence ATGCAAGAGAAACAACCAAGTTTCCTAATTAATCCCCATATTAAAGCTGAAATTATTCAAGTAGGGGTAGAAAATACACCTCTTATAATAATCGATGACCTTGCAATCGATAATACTGATGTCATCAATTTTGCCTGCACTGCAAGCAAGTTTTCTGATGATCAAGTCACCTTTTATCCTGGTATTCGTGCCACTTTACCTCAACCATATGTCATAACTGTCCTGCAAGCGGTCTATCGTGGAATTTGTCAAGTTTACAAGATACCAATCGAGTTAAACCTTGAGCCATTGAATCAGAGCTATTCCCTGCTGACTAAACAAGAAAGCGAATTACACTTTTTACAGTGCATGCCTCACTTCGACACCAGCAAACCCTACCATTTCGCAGTGTTACATTATTTGAATCCAGGCTCTCATGGAAACACCGGTTTTTTTCGTCATATTCCAACTGGGTATGAGAGGATCAGTGAAAATAGATGTGAAAATTATGTTGATTCTGTAAAAAAGTACGTCACTAAAAATGGAGAACCTTCAAAGAATTATGTGACGAGTTCTGATAAGCATTATGAGCTTTATTATGAAGTTGAATATAAGCCAAATCGCCTAGTTATATACCCAGGAAATTTATTGCATTCAACTATAGTCAAAACAAAAACAGACATTGATAGTTCCCCCTACACAGGTCGCCTGACAGCCAATATGTTTATAGATTTCCGTTGA
- a CDS encoding MFS transporter, producing MSAQQHFETAPEDKISLSKKLIYGLGAFVNNILAAAMGGMVVVLNLGLGMNPALVGLVSALPRLTDAITDPLMGYISDHTKSKWGRRRPYIFFGAIAAGVLFALLWQFPRGYSEEFYFWFFLIGSIIFLLGHTLFATPWVALGYELTPDYHERTRLMAVQNAMGYVAYLVAPWFVWFMQLDSFDDIIDGAGWLAIIIAAFTVTVGVLPALLLKERFIVPPAGQPMPDSISDPNDKSIKGAIKGFFKGFIVTLKFKPFLYLCAATFLVFNGFQLVASFQIYVIIYYVFGGDQSMGAEYFGWAGTVMAGTTFAVIFFVSWLSTKVGKKRAFYYATAVSMVGYSLKWFFYHPDYPWLVLVPAPFMAFGLGALFTLMGSMIADVCDMDELNTHERREGMYGSIFWWVVKLGMAVALAGGGILLNYTGFDVKLGGAQSEQTIYLMRIFDAFIPTLCSGIAIWMVYKYPITEKKALEIREELERRRQAT from the coding sequence ATGAGCGCCCAGCAACATTTCGAAACAGCACCCGAAGACAAAATATCACTCTCCAAAAAGCTTATTTATGGCTTAGGCGCATTTGTAAACAACATTTTAGCTGCCGCAATGGGAGGCATGGTAGTCGTCCTAAATTTAGGGTTGGGAATGAATCCGGCGTTAGTGGGTTTAGTGAGCGCATTACCCCGTCTAACAGACGCGATTACCGATCCGCTGATGGGGTATATTTCTGATCATACCAAGTCTAAGTGGGGGAGGAGACGGCCTTACATATTTTTTGGGGCAATCGCGGCGGGTGTTCTTTTTGCCCTGTTATGGCAATTTCCTAGAGGTTACAGCGAAGAATTTTATTTTTGGTTTTTCCTGATAGGTTCAATTATTTTTTTACTGGGCCACACATTGTTTGCTACTCCTTGGGTGGCATTAGGTTATGAATTAACACCTGATTATCACGAACGGACGCGTTTGATGGCGGTGCAAAATGCGATGGGTTATGTGGCGTACTTAGTCGCACCTTGGTTTGTGTGGTTTATGCAGCTTGATAGTTTCGATGACATTATTGATGGTGCGGGTTGGTTAGCCATTATTATTGCTGCTTTTACGGTTACGGTCGGTGTACTCCCAGCATTGTTGCTAAAAGAACGTTTCATTGTCCCTCCAGCTGGTCAGCCTATGCCAGACAGCATATCTGATCCAAATGACAAATCGATTAAAGGCGCTATTAAAGGCTTTTTTAAAGGTTTTATTGTTACTCTGAAGTTTAAGCCTTTTCTCTATTTGTGTGCTGCTACATTTTTGGTATTTAACGGTTTTCAATTGGTGGCTTCATTTCAAATTTACGTGATTATTTATTATGTATTTGGAGGCGACCAATCTATGGGTGCCGAGTACTTTGGATGGGCTGGAACGGTTATGGCAGGCACCACATTTGCGGTTATATTTTTTGTTTCTTGGTTATCGACCAAAGTGGGTAAAAAACGCGCCTTTTATTATGCCACTGCGGTTTCAATGGTTGGGTATTCGTTGAAGTGGTTCTTCTATCATCCAGATTACCCTTGGCTGGTGTTGGTACCGGCACCCTTCATGGCTTTTGGATTGGGAGCTTTATTCACTTTGATGGGCTCAATGATTGCTGATGTGTGTGATATGGATGAATTGAATACTCACGAAAGACGTGAAGGTATGTATGGTTCAATATTTTGGTGGGTGGTCAAACTGGGTATGGCTGTAGCGCTCGCTGGCGGTGGAATATTATTGAATTACACTGGCTTCGACGTAAAGTTAGGCGGCGCACAGTCCGAACAAACCATTTATTTGATGCGCATTTTTGATGCCTTTATTCCAACACTCTGTTCAGGCATTGCAATCTGGATGGTTTACAAATACCCAATTACTGAAAAAAAGGCGCTTGAAATTCGTGAAGAGTTAGAAAGAAGAAGGCAAGCGACCTAA
- a CDS encoding glycoside hydrolase family 3 N-terminal domain-containing protein, producing the protein MSSSLSNEVSIEPHSRSAEPDMLVGILDSMTVQEKIGQMSQIFSHSEHITEHLAYSIRQGRVGSILNEVRLHTVNELQRLAVEESRLGIPLLIGRDVIHGFNTIFPIPLGQAASWCVETVKQCAHISALEAASVGVNWTFAPMIDISRDPRWGRIAESLGEDPYLCSVLGVAMLQGFQGDELHKNGSIAACAKHFAGYGAGESGRDYSTTNIPENELRNVYLPPFKAAADAGVATFMAAFSDLNGVPASGNKWLMTDILREEWDYKGFVVSDWESVIQLTTHGFSKDNKDAAYEAANAGIDMEMVSSAYFEHLPDLVAEGRIDMRQINNAVKKILHLKWQLGLFDSPYTDASLLPKPLNSQNLQAAKDAAIKSCVLLKNDKNILPLSAGSLHSVAIIGPLADDPYEQLGTWIFDGDPQHSQTCLTAITQELSGKANIHHVKAMQTSRSHDQADFKQAVKSASTADVAILILGEESILSGEAHCRAEIDLPGCQEQLINAIAETGTPIVLVIMAGRPLTIETVLPKVDAVLFAWHPGTMGGPAIADLLFGKACPSGKLPVTFPRKVGQVPIYYAQKHSGKPATEQAFIHMDNIPVHSPQTSLGMAATHLDTHFSPLFPFGFGLSYTQFSYQNLELSHKTLKLGETLVVRVLLTNVGDTDGEEIAQLYIRDLVGSVTRPVKELKDFKRVKLTAGKNEWVTFELSTDKLAFYDRNMQLKTETGQFHLWLGACSQTGLKDEFEIIDD; encoded by the coding sequence ATGTCATCAAGTCTTTCAAACGAAGTATCAATTGAGCCCCACTCGCGCTCCGCTGAACCCGATATGTTGGTCGGTATTTTGGATAGTATGACAGTGCAAGAAAAAATTGGCCAAATGAGTCAGATTTTTAGTCACTCGGAACATATAACTGAACACCTTGCCTACTCGATTCGCCAAGGCCGGGTAGGCTCGATACTTAATGAAGTTAGACTACACACGGTAAATGAGTTACAACGTCTAGCAGTGGAAGAAAGTCGACTAGGCATTCCTCTGCTAATTGGTCGTGATGTAATCCATGGTTTTAACACTATATTTCCAATCCCTTTGGGACAAGCCGCAAGTTGGTGCGTTGAAACGGTCAAGCAATGCGCTCATATCAGTGCACTAGAGGCTGCCTCTGTAGGTGTTAATTGGACCTTTGCGCCAATGATCGATATTAGCCGGGATCCGCGTTGGGGTAGAATTGCAGAAAGTTTAGGTGAAGATCCTTATTTATGTTCTGTCCTAGGTGTCGCCATGTTGCAAGGTTTTCAGGGTGATGAATTACATAAAAATGGCAGTATTGCGGCCTGCGCCAAACATTTCGCAGGATACGGTGCGGGTGAAAGTGGTCGTGATTACAGCACCACTAATATTCCAGAAAATGAACTTCGCAATGTATATCTGCCGCCATTTAAAGCAGCTGCCGATGCGGGTGTCGCCACGTTTATGGCAGCTTTTAGCGATCTAAATGGTGTGCCCGCCTCAGGTAATAAGTGGTTAATGACTGACATATTGCGTGAAGAATGGGATTACAAAGGCTTTGTAGTTAGCGATTGGGAGTCAGTTATACAATTAACGACTCATGGTTTCAGCAAAGACAACAAAGACGCAGCTTACGAAGCCGCAAATGCTGGGATTGATATGGAAATGGTTAGCTCCGCATATTTTGAGCACTTACCAGATTTAGTAGCCGAAGGCCGCATAGACATGCGACAAATTAACAACGCGGTCAAAAAAATATTACACCTTAAGTGGCAGTTAGGCTTATTTGACTCTCCGTACACTGATGCAAGCTTGCTACCTAAACCTCTCAACTCGCAAAATTTACAGGCAGCCAAAGATGCTGCAATCAAAAGTTGTGTGTTGCTCAAAAATGATAAAAATATACTGCCACTATCAGCAGGTTCTTTACACTCAGTCGCTATTATTGGGCCATTAGCGGATGATCCTTATGAGCAACTAGGCACCTGGATATTTGACGGTGATCCCCAGCACAGTCAAACCTGTTTAACCGCTATTACACAAGAATTGTCAGGTAAGGCCAATATTCATCATGTTAAGGCGATGCAAACATCTCGCAGTCATGATCAGGCTGACTTTAAACAGGCAGTTAAATCGGCTTCCACTGCAGATGTAGCCATATTAATTTTAGGTGAAGAGTCCATCTTATCAGGCGAAGCTCATTGCCGAGCTGAAATTGATTTACCCGGTTGCCAAGAGCAGTTAATCAACGCTATCGCCGAAACAGGCACGCCCATTGTGTTAGTGATCATGGCCGGTAGACCCTTAACGATAGAAACAGTATTGCCTAAAGTAGATGCGGTTTTGTTTGCTTGGCATCCAGGCACAATGGGTGGACCCGCCATCGCAGATTTATTATTTGGTAAAGCCTGTCCCTCAGGTAAGTTGCCCGTTACCTTCCCCAGAAAAGTAGGACAAGTGCCGATTTACTACGCACAAAAACATTCTGGCAAGCCTGCAACGGAACAGGCTTTTATACACATGGATAATATACCTGTGCATTCACCGCAAACCTCACTTGGTATGGCCGCCACTCATTTAGACACTCATTTTAGTCCCTTATTTCCATTTGGTTTTGGCCTTTCTTATACTCAATTTAGTTATCAAAACCTTGAGCTTAGCCACAAAACATTAAAGCTAGGCGAGACATTAGTGGTTCGTGTGTTGTTGACTAACGTTGGCGATACTGATGGCGAAGAAATAGCACAGTTGTATATTCGCGATCTAGTGGGCAGTGTGACCCGCCCAGTCAAAGAATTAAAAGATTTTAAGCGTGTAAAGCTCACTGCTGGCAAAAATGAATGGGTCACATTTGAACTGAGTACTGATAAACTGGCGTTTTATGATAGGAATATGCAGCTTAAAACAGAGACTGGACAATTTCATCTTTGGTTGGGGGCTTGTTCACAAACTGGGCTGAAGGATGAGTTCGAGATAATTGATGATTAA